A window from Chelmon rostratus isolate fCheRos1 chromosome 13, fCheRos1.pri, whole genome shotgun sequence encodes these proteins:
- the mid1 gene encoding E3 ubiquitin-protein ligase Midline-1, giving the protein METLESELTCPICLELFEDPLLLPCAHSLCFNCAHRILVSHCTPSEPIQSISAFQCPTCRYVITLNQRGLEGLKRNVTLQNIIDRYQKASLSGPNSPNETRRERAVPDSKAMTSPGDRVQCQFCEQDPPQDAVKTCVTCEVSYCEECLKATHPNKKPFTGHRLIEPLLDSHLRGLMCLEHEDEKVNMYCVTDEQLICALCKLVGRHRDHQVAALSERYDKLKQALDSNLSSLIKRTSDLESLMGKLIQTCQHVEVNASRQESKLLEECDLLINIIQQRRQIIATKIKEGKAVRLRKLAQQIASCKQCIERSSSLITQADQTLKETDHTRFLQTAKSICERVSMATASSQILLPEINLNDTFDTFALDFTREKKMLESLDYLTAPNPPVIREELCTASYDTITVHWTSDDEFSVVSYELQYAIFTSQSNVVSLCNSADSWMIVPNIKQNHYTVHGLQCGTKYIFIVKAINQAGNRSSEPGKLKTNSQPFKLDPKSAHRKLRVSHDNLTVERDETSSKKSHSQDRFSSHSSYGVTGNVYIDSGRHYWEALIGGSTWFAVGVAYKSAPKHEWVGKNSASWVLSRCNNSWVVRHNSKEMPIEPSPHLRRLGILLDYDSGSLSFYDAVGSQHLYTFDIAFAQPVCPVFNVWNRCLTVLTGLPIPDHLEGTDYNN; this is encoded by the exons ATGGAAACACTGGAGTCGGAGCTGACCTGCCCAATCTGTCTGGAGCTCTTTGAGGACCCGCTGCTCTTGCCCTGCGCTCACAGCCTTTGTTTCAACTGCGCCCATCGTATCCTGGTGTCACACTGCACGCCCAGCGAGCCAATTCAGTCCATCAGCGCCTTTCAGTGCCCGACCTGTCGCTATGTCATCACCCTCAACCAGAGGGGCCTAGAGGGACTCAAGCGCAACGTTACGTTACAGAACATCATTGACCGCTACCAGAAGGCTTCTCTAAGCGGGCCTAACTCTCCTAACGAGACTCGGCGGGAGCGAGCCGTCCCCGACAGCAAAGCCATGACGTCTCCCGGCGACCGGGTGCAGTGTCAGTTCTGTGAGCAGGACCCTCCGCAGGATGCCGTGAAGACCTGCGTCACCTGCGAGGTGTCCTACTGCGAGGAGTGCCTCAAGGCCACCCACCCCAACAAGAAGCCTTTCACGGGCCACCGTCTAATCGAGCCCTTGCTGGACTCCCACCTGCGAGGCCTCATGTGTCTGGAGCATGAGGACGAGAAGGTCAACATGTACTGTGTGACGGATGAACAGTTGATCTGTGCGCTGTGTAAGCTGGTTGGCCGACACCGGGACCACCAAGTGGCAGCCCTCAGTGAACGATATGACAAACTCAAG CAAGCCTTGGATTCCAACCTCAGCAGTCTAATCAAGAGGACCAGTGATTTGGAAAGTCTGATGGGCAAACTTATCCAAACCTGCCAACACGTGGAG GTAAATGCATCGCGGCAAGAAAGCAAGCTGCTGGAGGAGTGTGACCTGCTGATTAATATCATACAGCAGCGAAGACAAATCATAGCAACCAAGATAAAGGAGGGAAAG GCTGTGCGGCTGAGGAAGCTCGCCCAGCAGATCGCCAGCTGCAAGCAGTGCATCGAGAGGTCCTCCTCCCTCATCACTCAGGCCGACCAGACGCTCAAGGAGACGGACCACACTCGCTTCCTCCAAACGGCCAAAAGCATCTGTgagag AGTTTCGATGGCCACGGCGTCCTCTCAAATCCTCTTACCAGAAATTAACTTGAATGACACCTTTGATACTTTTGCTTTGGACTTCACAAGGGAGAAGAAAATGCTAGAAAGCTTGGATTACCTCACAG CACCAAATCCGCCGGTAATCCGCGAGGAATTATGCACAGCTTCGTATGACACGATCACGGTTCACTGGACCTCAGACGATGAATTCTCCGTTGTGTCATATGAACTCCAGTACGCCATCTTCACCAGCCAATCAAATGTTGTCA GTTTGTGTAACTCTGCTGATAGCTGGATGATTGTACCAAACATCAAGCAGAATCACTACACTGTGCACGGGCTCCAGTGCGGCACCAAGTACATTTTCATCGTAAAGGCCATAAACCAGGCTGGGAACCGCAGCAGCGAACCAGGGAAACTCAAGACCAACA GTCAGCCGTTCAAGTTGGACCCGAAGTCAGCTCACCGGAAGCTGAGGGTGTCCCACGACAACCTGACAGTGGAGAGGGACGAGACGTCATCCAAGAAGAGCCACAGTCAGGACCGCTtctccagccacagcagctacGGTGTCACAGGAAACGTCTACATCGACAGCGGCCGCCATTACTGGGAGGCTCTGATCGGAGGAAGCACATG GTTTGCAGTGGGCGTTGCATACAAGTCAGCACCGAAACACGAGTGGGTTGGCAAAAACTCGGCCTCCTGGGTCCTGTCTAGATGCAACAACTCGTGGGTGGTGCGTCACAACAGTAAGGAGATGCCCATCGAGCCCTCGCCCCACCTGCGGCGCCTCGGGATATTGTTGGACTACGACTCCGGATCGCTGTCTTTCTACGACGCGGTTGGCTCCCAGCACTTGTACACGTTTGACATCGCCTTTGCTCAGCCAGTCTGCCCCGTGTTCAACGTGTGGAACAGGTGTTTAACAGTCCTCACTGGACTGCCCATCCCAGATCACTTAGAGGGGACAGACTACAACAACTGA